Proteins from a genomic interval of Gammaproteobacteria bacterium:
- a CDS encoding Rieske 2Fe-2S domain-containing protein — protein MLINNWYVAAVEDDVKVGKPYRVKMLGLWFALFRNKANEVVCVNDTCSHRGGSLGLGKVNNGRIACSYHGWEYNSRGRCTRIPALGDEVKIPGRARVDCYPVVVRYGWIWVFLGDLPEEKRPPIPDNYPYYDEAMASREKWGIVHLNYEVQCNWARSEENSIDGAHPSFVHSSFGNKRDPKLMLVEPVAHEWGSSTYRERPPAEYRNLSKMTQSVLEEKRGNNKALTWFSIVGISHLIDVERSNGVRHITFAARTPIDVDNTRIFSHQVRNFLTGPEHDEERLEGRKKAAAEDTVVSQNVNPRYLPRSMSGELLVESDQNEAPFRKLIYRLAERGWEIDIDEAERQGRYNALAIPCPLRRENPKNWIAKPIPTTYPRRDD, from the coding sequence ATGTTGATCAACAACTGGTACGTTGCCGCTGTCGAGGACGATGTCAAAGTCGGCAAACCCTACCGGGTGAAGATGCTCGGCCTGTGGTTCGCATTGTTCCGCAACAAGGCCAACGAAGTCGTCTGCGTCAACGACACCTGCTCCCACCGGGGCGGCTCGCTGGGCCTGGGCAAGGTCAACAACGGGCGGATCGCCTGCAGCTATCACGGCTGGGAATACAACAGTCGCGGACGTTGCACACGGATTCCGGCGCTGGGCGACGAGGTGAAGATTCCCGGGCGCGCGCGGGTCGACTGCTACCCGGTGGTAGTCCGCTACGGCTGGATCTGGGTGTTTCTGGGCGACCTGCCCGAAGAGAAGCGCCCGCCCATTCCCGACAACTATCCGTACTACGACGAAGCGATGGCGAGCCGCGAGAAGTGGGGCATCGTGCATCTGAACTACGAGGTGCAGTGCAACTGGGCGCGCAGCGAGGAAAACTCGATCGACGGAGCGCATCCTTCGTTCGTGCACAGCAGCTTCGGCAACAAGAGGGACCCGAAGCTGATGCTCGTCGAGCCGGTCGCGCACGAGTGGGGCAGCAGCACTTACCGTGAACGGCCGCCGGCGGAGTACAGGAACCTGAGCAAAATGACCCAGTCCGTGCTCGAAGAAAAGCGCGGGAACAACAAGGCCCTCACCTGGTTCAGCATCGTGGGGATTTCCCACCTGATCGACGTCGAACGCAGCAACGGGGTTCGGCACATCACCTTCGCCGCCCGCACCCCGATCGACGTCGACAATACGCGCATCTTCAGCCACCAGGTGCGCAATTTCCTGACCGGGCCCGAACACGACGAAGAGCGGCTCGAGGGGCGGAAGAAGGCCGCGGCCGAAGACACGGTCGTTTCGCAGAACGTCAATCCGCGCTACCTGCCACGGTCGATGTCGGGCGAGTTGCTGGTCGAGTCGGACCAGAACGAGGCCCCCTTCCGCAAGCTGATCTACAGGCTGGCCGAACGGGGCTGGGAAATCGACATCGACGAGGCGGAAAGGCAGGGACGCTACAACGCGCTTGCGATCCCCTGCCCACTGCGCCGCGAAAACCCCAAGAACTGGATCGCTAAACCCATTCCGACAACCTATCCCCGCCGCGACGACTAG